In Falco biarmicus isolate bFalBia1 chromosome 6, bFalBia1.pri, whole genome shotgun sequence, the following are encoded in one genomic region:
- the MDH1 gene encoding malate dehydrogenase, cytoplasmic: MGEPIRVLVTGAAGQIAYSLLYSIAKGDVFGKEQPLILVLLDITPMMTVLEGVVMELQDCALPLLREVIPTDKEEVAFKDLDIAILVGSMPRREGMERKDLLKANVKIFKSQGAALDKYAKKTVKVVVVGNPANTNCLIASKSAPSIPKENFSCLTRLDHNRAKSQIALKLGVTANDVKNVIIWGNHSSTQYPDVNHAKVNVKGKEVGVYEAIKDDSWLKGDFILTVQQRGAAVIKARKLSSAMSAAKAICDHVRDIWFGTPAGEFVSMGVISDGNSYGVPEDLLYSFPVVIKDKTWKFVEGLPINDFSREKMDLTAKELAEEKETAVEFLSSA; this comes from the exons GGTGAGCCTATCAGAGTCCTGGTgactggagctgctgggcagaTTGCTTACTCGCTGCTCTACAGCATTGCCAAGGGAGATGTCTTCGGCAAAGAACAG cCTCTTATTCTTGTGCTGCTGGATATCACCCCCATGATGACTGTACTGGAAGGTGTAGTGATGGAGCTGCAGGACTGTGCTCTACCGCTGCTGAGAG agGTCATTCCAACAGACAAGGAGGAAGTTGCATTCAAAGACCTTGACATAGCAATTCTGGTTGGCTCCATGCCAAGGAGAGAGGGCATGGAGAGGAAGGATTTACTCaaagcaaatgtgaaaatttTCAAGTCTCAAGGTGCAGCTTTGGACAAGTATGCCAAAAAGACTGTCAAG gtTGTGGTAGTTGGGAATCCAGCAAATACTAACTGCCTGATTGCATCAAAGTCAGCCCCGTCAATaccaaaggaaaatttcagctgCTTAACTCGTTTGGATCACAACAGAGCTAAATCTCAG ATTGCTCTGAAACTTGGTGTGACTGCTAATGATGTGAAGAATGTCATCATCTGGGGCAACCACTCCTCCACTCAATATCCAGATGTTAACCATGCGAAGGTAAATGTGAAAGGAAAGGAGGTTGGAGTTTATGAAGCTATAAAAGATGACAGCTGGCTGAAGGGAGACTTTATCCTG ACTGTTCAGCAGCGTGGAGCAGCCGTTATTAAAGCTAGGAAGCTGTCCAGTGCAATGTCAGCTGCCAAAGCTATCTGTGATCATGTGAGGGACATCTGGTTTGGCACTCCAGCG GGGGAATTTGTTTCCATGGGAGTAATTTCTGATGGCAATTCTTACGGTGTACCTGAAGACTTGCTGTATTCATTCCCTGTTGTGATCAAG gACAAGACCTGGAAGTTTGTTGAGGGTCTTCCTATTAATGATTTTTCTCGTGAGAAGATGGATCTGACTGCAAAGGAGTTAGCTGAAGAGAAGGAGACTGCTGTGGAATTCCTCTCCAGTGCATGA